In Streptococcus uberis, a single window of DNA contains:
- a CDS encoding iron chaperone, whose translation MKENKDAVTAYIAARPESHQQQLESLRNLIVSQLPDSVIEGMAWSMPSYWDKTYLIHFQDYSNHMNLYIGPEAVDHFSTIYANLRFSKRGIKLTYEESLPQEEIKAMLKWLYDTYAQ comes from the coding sequence ATGAAAGAAAATAAAGATGCTGTGACAGCTTATATTGCTGCAAGACCAGAAAGTCATCAGCAACAATTAGAAAGCTTAAGAAACTTAATTGTCAGTCAATTGCCGGACTCAGTGATTGAAGGAATGGCATGGTCCATGCCTTCTTACTGGGACAAGACCTATCTGATTCATTTCCAAGATTATAGCAATCATATGAATCTTTACATTGGCCCTGAAGCGGTAGATCATTTTAGTACGATTTATGCAAATTTAAGATTCAGTAAACGGGGGATTAAACTGACTTACGAAGAAAGCTTACCCCAAGAAGAAATAAAAGCCATGCTTAAATGGCTTTATGATACATATGCTCAATAG
- a CDS encoding MFS transporter has product MSKLSLDKNNARALAAAIVASGTDDLNVMFLAFSMSSIITELGITGAQGGWIATITNLGMLVGGLLFGLLADRHHKFKVFKWTILVFSIATGLIYFTKSIEYLYIMRFIAGIGVGGEYGVAIAIMAGIVPPEKMGRISSLNGIAGQVGSITSALLAGWLAPALGWRGLFLFGLAPILLVLWMKLSIDDDKIWDKGGNESEETSQPVKINQLFKSPTLTAQTLALMVMTTVQIAGYFGMMNWLPTIIQTSLNISVKDSSLWMVSTILGMCLGMLTFGQILDKFGPRLVYTVFLLASSICVYLFQFANSMPTMIIGGAIVGFFVNGMFAGYGAMITRLYPHHIRSTANNVILNVGRAIGGFSSVIIGKILDASGVPMVMIFLASLYIISFIAMLSIKNLKSSIYSNLAN; this is encoded by the coding sequence ATGTCAAAATTGTCTTTAGACAAAAACAATGCGCGTGCCCTAGCTGCCGCTATCGTAGCCTCTGGAACGGATGACTTAAATGTCATGTTCCTAGCCTTTTCCATGTCATCCATCATCACAGAATTGGGTATAACAGGAGCTCAAGGTGGTTGGATTGCGACCATTACCAACCTAGGAATGTTAGTAGGTGGTTTACTATTTGGCTTATTAGCAGATAGACATCATAAATTTAAAGTCTTTAAGTGGACAATCTTAGTTTTCTCTATTGCAACAGGTTTGATTTACTTCACTAAAAGTATCGAATACCTCTACATCATGCGTTTTATCGCTGGTATTGGTGTCGGTGGTGAGTATGGTGTTGCCATTGCCATCATGGCAGGGATTGTTCCGCCTGAAAAAATGGGACGTATTTCATCCCTTAACGGAATTGCAGGGCAGGTAGGATCAATCACCTCAGCATTACTAGCAGGGTGGTTAGCACCAGCCTTGGGATGGAGAGGACTCTTCTTATTTGGTTTAGCCCCAATCTTATTAGTGCTTTGGATGAAGCTTTCAATCGACGATGACAAGATTTGGGACAAGGGAGGAAATGAGTCAGAAGAAACAAGCCAACCTGTCAAAATCAACCAACTCTTTAAGAGCCCAACTTTAACAGCGCAAACTTTAGCTTTGATGGTGATGACAACAGTACAAATTGCAGGATACTTTGGTATGATGAACTGGTTACCAACTATCATTCAAACAAGCCTCAATATTTCCGTAAAAGATTCCTCACTTTGGATGGTATCAACCATTCTAGGAATGTGTCTAGGGATGCTCACCTTTGGACAAATTTTAGATAAATTTGGACCAAGACTAGTGTATACAGTATTCTTACTAGCCTCTTCCATTTGTGTCTACCTCTTCCAGTTTGCCAACTCAATGCCGACAATGATTATCGGTGGGGCAATTGTAGGTTTCTTCGTCAACGGAATGTTTGCAGGTTACGGGGCAATGATTACAAGACTTTATCCACACCACATTCGTTCAACGGCTAACAATGTCATTCTTAATGTGGGACGAGCTATCGGTGGATTCTCGTCAGTAATCATCGGTAAAATTTTAGATGCTTCTGGCGTTCCAATGGTTATGATTTTCCTAGCATCGCTATACATCATCTCATTTATTGCCATGCTATCTATTAAAAATTTAAAATCATCTATCTATAGCAATCTGGCAAATTAA
- a CDS encoding DUF1846 domain-containing protein — MKKMAFDSNKYLQLQRDHILERIHQFDGKLYMEFGGKMLEDYHAARVLPGYEPDNKIKLLKELKDQVEIVITINANNIEHSKARGDLGISYDQEVFRLIDTFHSLDIFVGSVVITQYNNQAAADAFRKQLEKNGITSYLHYPIKGYPTDINHIISPEGMGKNDYIKTSRNLVVVTAPGPGSGKLATCMSQMYHDQINGITSGYAKFETFPVWNLPLHHPVNLAYEAATADLDDVNMIDPFHLETYGKTAVNYNRDIEVFPVLNRTFERILSKSPYASPTDMGVNMVGFSIIDDDLAIEASKQEIIRRYYQTLVDFKAERVPESAIKKIELLMNDIGVSPEDRKVTVLARQKAEQTGAPALALELPNGEMVTGKTSDLFGPTAAVVINAIKKLAHISKETHLIEPEYVKPIQGLKVNHLGSQNPRLHSNEILIALAITAMNNDQAHLAMKELGNLKGSEAHSTVTLTEEDRNVLRKLGVNVTFDPVYQHDKLYRK, encoded by the coding sequence ATGAAAAAAATGGCTTTTGATTCGAATAAGTATTTACAACTACAACGCGACCATATTTTAGAGCGCATTCATCAATTTGATGGCAAACTTTATATGGAATTCGGCGGCAAAATGTTAGAAGATTACCACGCTGCTCGTGTTTTACCAGGTTATGAGCCTGATAACAAAATTAAACTGTTAAAAGAGTTGAAAGATCAAGTTGAAATTGTCATTACGATTAATGCCAATAACATTGAACATTCTAAAGCTAGAGGTGATTTGGGTATTTCTTATGACCAAGAAGTCTTTCGCTTGATTGATACCTTCCATTCACTTGATATTTTTGTAGGCTCAGTGGTTATTACTCAGTACAATAACCAAGCTGCTGCTGATGCCTTTCGTAAACAATTGGAAAAGAATGGGATTACATCTTACCTGCACTATCCTATAAAAGGTTATCCTACTGATATCAATCACATCATTTCTCCAGAAGGAATGGGAAAAAATGATTATATTAAAACCAGTCGAAACCTTGTTGTTGTGACTGCACCAGGACCTGGTTCAGGTAAATTAGCAACATGTATGTCTCAAATGTACCATGATCAAATCAATGGGATTACATCTGGCTATGCCAAATTTGAGACTTTCCCTGTCTGGAATCTCCCCTTACATCATCCTGTCAATCTCGCCTATGAAGCTGCAACCGCAGATTTAGATGATGTTAACATGATTGATCCTTTCCACTTGGAAACCTATGGAAAAACAGCTGTCAATTATAACCGTGACATTGAAGTATTCCCAGTTTTAAATCGAACTTTTGAACGGATTTTATCAAAATCTCCATATGCTTCTCCAACTGATATGGGGGTTAATATGGTTGGTTTTTCCATTATTGATGATGACTTAGCAATTGAAGCTTCAAAACAAGAAATCATTCGTCGTTACTATCAAACCCTTGTCGATTTTAAAGCAGAACGTGTGCCAGAATCAGCCATTAAGAAAATTGAACTCTTAATGAATGATATTGGTGTTAGTCCTGAAGATCGCAAAGTAACAGTTCTTGCACGCCAAAAAGCGGAACAAACCGGCGCTCCCGCTCTTGCTTTGGAACTTCCAAATGGAGAAATGGTAACAGGAAAAACCTCTGACTTATTTGGGCCAACAGCTGCTGTTGTCATTAACGCCATTAAGAAATTAGCTCATATCAGTAAAGAAACCCATTTGATTGAGCCCGAATATGTCAAACCCATCCAAGGATTAAAAGTCAACCACCTAGGTAGCCAAAATCCTCGCCTTCACTCTAATGAAATTCTGATTGCTTTAGCAATCACAGCTATGAATAACGACCAAGCCCATTTAGCGATGAAGGAACTTGGAAATCTAAAAGGTAGCGAGGCCCACTCAACAGTAACCTTAACCGAGGAAGACAGAAATGTTCTTAGAAAATTAGGCGTAAATGTCACCTTCGATCCCGTCTATCAGCATGATAAATTATATCGCAAATAA
- a CDS encoding thioesterase family protein, protein MTIFSKIFDTEEKHSASQMGSGGLSVLSTPSLVAFMENAAYHLGETLLQDPKQSTVGSHISIQHLKASKIGDPVTINITDLKVNGRRFDFRIEAFVKDTFVAEASHTRIAIDCEKFLKNL, encoded by the coding sequence ATGACTATTTTTTCTAAGATTTTTGATACTGAGGAAAAGCATTCCGCCTCTCAAATGGGTTCAGGGGGATTAAGCGTTTTATCAACGCCATCATTAGTAGCTTTCATGGAAAATGCTGCTTACCATTTGGGTGAAACCCTTTTGCAAGATCCAAAGCAATCGACCGTTGGCAGTCATATTTCCATTCAACACTTAAAAGCCAGTAAAATTGGTGATCCAGTTACAATCAACATAACTGACCTAAAGGTAAATGGAAGACGATTTGACTTTCGCATAGAAGCCTTTGTCAAGGATACTTTTGTTGCTGAAGCAAGTCATACTCGAATTGCTATTGATTGCGAAAAATTCCTCAAAAATCTATAA
- a CDS encoding ABC transporter permease: MSGAEQISVTSLVLASSLVFITLFFSYWQKLKLEKEILISAIRAVLQLLVVGFVLDYIFGYKNPLFTGLLLLFMIVNAAYNASKRGKGVKNGFKISFIAIFLGASITLSVLIFSGILAFVPNQMIPVGGMIISNSMVAIGLCYKQLLASFRDKQEEVETKLALGADILPASIDIIRDVIKTGMVPTIDSAKTLGIVSLPGMMTGLILAGTSPIQAVKYQMMVTFMLLSTTSIASFIASYLAYRGFFNAKKQVVFPSQQS; this comes from the coding sequence ATGAGCGGAGCAGAACAGATATCAGTAACATCATTAGTGTTAGCGTCATCTCTAGTTTTTATTACCCTCTTTTTTTCCTACTGGCAAAAGCTAAAGCTGGAAAAAGAGATTTTGATAAGTGCTATCAGAGCTGTGCTGCAATTATTGGTTGTCGGATTCGTCCTCGACTATATTTTTGGATATAAGAATCCGCTTTTTACAGGCCTGCTATTATTATTTATGATTGTTAATGCTGCTTATAATGCTTCAAAACGTGGTAAAGGTGTCAAAAATGGTTTTAAGATTTCTTTTATTGCTATTTTCTTAGGAGCAAGTATTACCTTATCAGTTTTAATTTTTTCAGGGATTTTAGCATTTGTTCCCAATCAAATGATCCCTGTTGGTGGTATGATTATCAGTAATTCCATGGTGGCCATTGGACTCTGTTATAAGCAACTCTTAGCTTCTTTTCGTGACAAACAAGAAGAAGTTGAAACAAAGTTGGCCTTGGGAGCTGATATATTACCAGCCTCTATTGATATTATTCGAGACGTGATTAAAACAGGTATGGTTCCAACAATTGATTCTGCTAAAACGTTAGGGATTGTCTCCTTACCAGGGATGATGACGGGATTAATTCTAGCGGGTACTTCTCCGATTCAAGCCGTAAAATATCAAATGATGGTAACCTTTATGTTACTTTCAACAACCTCCATCGCTTCCTTTATTGCATCATATTTGGCTTACAGAGGCTTCTTTAATGCTAAAAAGCAAGTGGTGTTTCCTTCACAACAAAGCTAA
- a CDS encoding ABC transporter ATP-binding protein, which produces MSLMTFNNVWYSSDDKDIIKNLSFDLEKGDFMSIVGPSGGGKSTLLKLANSLISPSKGDIFFKGDSLEKLDPISLRQKVSYVFQTPHLFGETVEDNIAFPYSIRQLAVDKERVNVLFDLFQMDKAYLKQDVKKLSGGEKQRIALIRQLLFEPQILLLDEVTSALDQKNKEIVETVIQDCHQKGVTIMWVTHDMEQSQKYANRLMTIVAGQLESLEVLK; this is translated from the coding sequence ATGTCATTAATGACTTTTAACAATGTTTGGTATAGCTCTGATGACAAAGATATTATCAAGAATCTATCTTTTGACTTAGAAAAGGGTGATTTTATGTCAATCGTTGGTCCATCAGGTGGAGGAAAGAGTACACTATTAAAGTTGGCAAATAGTTTAATCAGTCCTAGCAAAGGGGATATTTTCTTTAAGGGTGATTCCCTGGAAAAGCTAGACCCAATTTCACTGCGTCAAAAAGTTTCCTATGTTTTCCAAACCCCACATTTATTTGGTGAGACTGTTGAGGATAACATAGCTTTTCCCTACAGTATCCGTCAGTTAGCTGTCGATAAAGAACGTGTCAATGTCTTATTTGATTTGTTCCAAATGGACAAGGCTTACTTGAAACAAGATGTCAAAAAATTATCAGGTGGTGAAAAGCAGCGTATTGCTCTTATTCGACAATTACTTTTTGAACCTCAAATCTTATTATTAGACGAAGTGACTTCAGCATTGGACCAAAAGAATAAGGAAATTGTTGAAACTGTTATTCAAGACTGTCATCAAAAGGGTGTGACCATTATGTGGGTAACACATGATATGGAACAAAGTCAAAAATATGCCAATCGATTGATGACAATAGTAGCAGGACAATTAGAATCATTGGAGGTATTAAAATGA
- a CDS encoding pseudouridine synthase, protein MRLDKFLVEAGIGSRTQVKSILKKKEVFVNGKPESQAKLQIKPNQDQVSFGGQVLVYEEFLYYLLNKPQGVVSATEDKVHQTVLDLLDDTARRKSVFPVGRLDKDTHGLLLLTNDGELAHRLLSPKKHVDKVYMARVDGIMTEQDVEAFAKGITLSDHQCLPAQLQIEEVDAERTCCKVRITIREGKFHQIKRMVLACGKEVTDLQRISMGPIQLDDSLALGAFRRLNETEMKAILALK, encoded by the coding sequence GTGAGACTGGATAAGTTTTTAGTAGAAGCCGGAATTGGCAGTCGGACTCAAGTTAAGTCTATTCTTAAAAAGAAAGAAGTTTTTGTTAATGGTAAACCAGAAAGTCAAGCCAAGTTACAGATCAAACCTAATCAGGATCAGGTTTCATTTGGAGGCCAAGTCCTTGTTTATGAGGAATTCCTCTATTATTTATTGAATAAACCGCAAGGAGTTGTCTCAGCGACAGAAGACAAGGTTCATCAAACCGTTCTCGATTTACTAGATGATACCGCAAGACGTAAATCCGTTTTTCCTGTTGGAAGACTTGATAAGGATACACATGGTTTACTCCTTTTAACCAATGATGGGGAGTTGGCTCATCGTCTACTTTCTCCAAAGAAACATGTTGATAAAGTTTATATGGCCAGAGTTGATGGGATTATGACAGAACAGGATGTTGAGGCTTTTGCCAAAGGCATAACCTTATCAGACCATCAGTGTTTACCAGCTCAATTACAGATAGAAGAAGTTGATGCTGAAAGGACTTGCTGCAAAGTTAGAATTACCATCAGAGAAGGAAAGTTTCACCAGATAAAACGAATGGTTTTAGCCTGTGGCAAGGAAGTCACTGACTTACAAAGGATTTCAATGGGTCCTATCCAATTGGATGATAGCTTAGCTTTGGGCGCCTTTAGACGCCTCAATGAAACAGAAATGAAAGCCATACTAGCCCTAAAATAG
- a CDS encoding nucleoside 2-deoxyribosyltransferase, which produces MKIYFASPLFTEMEVTFNQVLVEKIRQTYPDVEVFLPQEQGDINDKNAYADSKMIAQLDTQAVLDSDLLIAVLDGQVIDPGVASEIGVAYQAGIPILGLYSDSRQLGADNQDKLNALKTVAESQFGYVNLYTVGLIKLNGKIVSSSQDLLQAITEFL; this is translated from the coding sequence ATGAAAATCTATTTCGCTAGTCCTTTGTTTACTGAGATGGAAGTTACATTTAATCAAGTCTTAGTAGAAAAGATCCGTCAAACCTATCCGGATGTTGAGGTGTTTTTACCTCAAGAACAAGGTGATATTAATGATAAAAACGCTTATGCTGATTCTAAAATGATTGCGCAATTGGATACCCAAGCTGTTTTAGATAGTGATTTACTGATTGCAGTCTTAGATGGTCAGGTCATTGATCCAGGTGTTGCTTCTGAAATTGGTGTGGCATACCAAGCTGGAATCCCGATTCTTGGCTTGTACTCCGATTCACGTCAATTAGGAGCTGATAATCAAGATAAATTGAATGCCTTGAAAACAGTAGCAGAATCACAATTTGGCTATGTTAATCTTTACACAGTTGGTTTGATTAAATTAAATGGAAAAATCGTTAGCAGTAGCCAAGATTTACTTCAAGCCATTACTGAATTTCTTTAG
- a CDS encoding GNAT family N-acetyltransferase, producing the protein MIREVQITDAPAIKALCRDALGYDADLDLVRQQIGKLCQDPKHHSFVYLDPSTQALLGYVEVEDYDCFYSPTGLNVLGLAVLEDAQGQGIGKQLMTFLEAWARDHAYPFIRLNSALHREDAHAFYQKLGYDGQKLQKRFIKELSVND; encoded by the coding sequence ATGATTAGAGAAGTTCAAATAACTGATGCTCCAGCCATTAAAGCCCTCTGTCGAGATGCTTTAGGCTATGATGCAGACTTAGATCTGGTCCGTCAACAGATTGGGAAATTGTGCCAGGACCCTAAACATCATAGTTTTGTCTATCTTGACCCGTCAACTCAAGCACTATTGGGTTATGTAGAGGTAGAAGATTATGATTGCTTTTATAGTCCCACTGGCTTAAATGTTTTGGGTTTGGCAGTTCTTGAAGATGCTCAGGGGCAAGGCATTGGTAAGCAGCTGATGACTTTTTTGGAAGCATGGGCCAGAGATCATGCTTATCCCTTTATTCGCTTGAATTCAGCCCTTCATCGTGAAGATGCGCATGCTTTTTATCAAAAATTAGGCTATGATGGGCAAAAACTACAAAAACGTTTTATCAAAGAACTAAGTGTCAATGATTAA
- a CDS encoding PaaI family thioesterase: MDKTKVNLNEIRVFENFNIEQLEFGHVILSTEVTSFSLNYYDITHGGYLFTLCDQMGGLIARSTGVESVTSQATINYLKPGFLGDKLFVEGILLHNGRSTQVVEATVKNEKGTLLTKATLTMFNTKKSENKS; encoded by the coding sequence ATGGATAAAACAAAAGTGAATTTAAATGAAATTCGTGTCTTTGAAAATTTCAATATTGAACAACTAGAGTTCGGTCATGTCATTTTAAGTACAGAGGTTACCAGTTTTAGTTTGAACTATTATGACATTACTCATGGTGGCTACCTTTTTACCCTTTGTGACCAAATGGGTGGTTTGATTGCAAGATCAACAGGTGTTGAGTCTGTCACTTCTCAAGCGACAATCAATTATTTAAAACCAGGCTTCCTTGGCGACAAACTGTTTGTAGAAGGAATTCTTCTTCACAACGGAAGATCAACCCAGGTTGTCGAAGCAACTGTCAAAAATGAAAAAGGTACCTTATTAACCAAGGCGACCTTAACCATGTTTAACACTAAAAAAAGTGAAAATAAGTCTTAA